The window ATTTCAGAGATCGCGACCAATATCGGTTTCTATGATGCCGAGAGCGGACAGATCTGTTACCAGCCGACAGTAAGCGGTGAAGATACAATTGTCGTTACTGTCAGCGACCAATGCTTTGCTTTTGATTCCGACACCATCGTTGTCTCAGTTGTGCTGGGAGAACTGCCCTCTATATCATGCCCATCAGAACCAATAAGTTTTGCAACCTGTGTTCCCGACAGTTTTTGCATTCCGATTGCAGTGACTCCGGAATTGGCGGAGATTACCGTTGTCGGCGGCGAATATAAGAACGGAGAACTATGTTTCTATGCGCCGACTTCGGGCCGTTATGCAATGACAGTTATCGCCGCTAATGAGTGCGGGGTAGATACCTGCCTGGTAGAAGCAGATGTTGAGATAATGCCGCTGCCGAATATTACCTGCTATGAAGGCATAGTAGGCAGGGCTATCTGCGCCCCGGGCGAAGTTTGTCTTGAGCTGCCGATTACTGGTTTCGATTCGGTGACAGTTTCAAAGGGACGCTGGTCGGAGGGGATGCTTTGCTTTACTGCCGACAGCGCCGGACTTTACGAGATTCCTGTAGTAGCGTGGAATAGTTGCGGGTCAGAGACCTGTCTGGTATCAGTAAATGTAGCAATCACCGGGCTGCCGGCGATTGCCTGTCCAACCGAGCCATTTGCCTTTCTCTTCTGCGACATTGATACCGCCTGCTTTGAATTGGGGATCTTTAATAGCGATACCGTAATAGTCGAAGGGGGCGAATGGAAGAATGGCCAAATTTGCGTGGAGATAACGGAGCCGGGACTTACCAGTGTGCGCGTGATTGCCGGCAATGACTGTGGCGCCGACACCTGTATTGTAGCCATCAGCGCCACTCAGATTCCGCTTCCTGCCATCAGTTGTCCAAGTGAAGTAATCGATATCGCGCAATGCGAGTTATCTGAGGTCTGTATAGAATTGCCGATAGAATATGCCACTACCGTGAGCGCCAGCGCCGGAAGCTGGACTGACGGAATGTTCTGCTTTGTCCCGCAGTCGGCGGGACTTAATCAGGTTCAGGTGATAGCCGCTAATCTCTGCGGCGCCGACACCTGCAATCTTTCTTTCAATGTCATCCTTGCGCCAGAAGTAGTATTGACCTGCCCTGATGATACAACTATCACCATCTGCGACCCAATAACGATTTGCCGTCCTGTAGGACTCAACCTTCAAAACGCCGCGATAACCGTATCGCCGATAGGGACGTTTGCCGAAGGGGCGGTCTGCTTTGACGTCGATACTGCCGGAAGTTATCTGATTGAACTCATAGCCGGCACCGATTGCAGCGCCGACACCTGTCTAATCCGAGTTGATGTAAATCATGATTTGGCTCCCAGTGTAATCGCCGAAGAGGTAGATTACTTTATCTGCGATATCTGGGACACGCTCTTTTATCAGATAAAAGCCTCCGACCCGGAAGGATTGCCGCTGGCTTATGAATTGATTCAGGGTCCGGGAGAAGTTAACGCGAGCAGCGGAATAGTAACTTTCCAGGAAGACTCTGCCTGCATTTTGCTGGTTGCTGTCTCCGACGGATGCAGCAGCGATACCGCCGAAATCAGGGTGACGGTGGCTCGGAATTCGGCTCCGGTGGTTACTATGGGCGCGGACAGTACGGTCAGTCAGTGTTTCCTCAATGAAATCTGTATCCCCTTCGATTACTATGATAGTGACGGCAATATTTCTTCTGTCGAGATTCAGAATGGTCATTATGTTGAAGGACGAAATGTAATTTGCTTTACTCCGGAGCAGCCGGGAACATACTATTTGATTGCGACCGTTACGGACAGTTGCGGCGAAAAAGATAGCGATACGAGCGTGGTAACGGTCACACAAGGTGCGTCTGTTGCACTCGAGTGCCCTGGCGATACCGCAATATTCATCTGCGCGCCGGATACCATCTGTCTCCCTGTTGGGGGGATACCAGAAGGCTCCCAGGTAACAGTGACGCCGGCTTCGGCATGGTATGATGCCTCCAGCGGCTCGGTTTGCTTCTACACTAACTGTTCGGTCGTGAAAGACCTGAAGATAAAAGTCCAGAATGATTGCGGCACCGATAGCTGCCTGGTTCGGGCAGATGTAACCATGAATTCCAATCCGATGGTGTTACTGGGTCGAGATACCACGGTGCAACTGTGCCAGCTGAAACATATCTGCGTGCCGGCTGGTGTCTTCGACCTGGACAACAATATAATGCAGATATCGGCGGGACCCGGCTCGAGTTACAATCCAGTTACGGGAACGGTCTGTTTCCTGCCGTCGGCTCCCGGGTGGTACACGCTCATGCTGGTAGCAACCGATTCCTGCGGTAAATCCGGCCTCGACTTTGTGCGCGTTAATGTAATTCTGAATGATTTCCCGCAGGTGATTTCTTCGGAGAATTTGGATATCAACCTTTGCGCTCCTGAGGAAGTCTGCTTCCCGGTGCAAATCACTGACCCCGACAATAATATTGCCAATATAACGGTATCACCGCCGGGGAGATATAACCCGCAAACCGGTATGGTCTGTTTTACGCCGGACTCGGCCCGTATGTACGCCTTCAGTATCACTGCTTACGATTCCTGCGGACTGATGGGGAATGATTCTACTTGGGTGCGCGTTACTTTCGGGGCGGCGGCCAGCCTGCAATGCCCACCGGACACAAATATTTTCCTTTGCGCGCCGGGCAATGTCTGCCGACCGGTAGGAGTGGTCCCGCCAAATTCGTCGGTTACAGTTTCTCCGATAGGCGTCTATCAGAACGGCTGGATATGTTTCAATGCCGACACGGCAGGCCTCTACGAAATCAAAGTAATTGCCGCCAGTGACTGCGGGGCAGATACCTGTTCGTTTAGAGTCAGGGTTGAGTTAAACCAGGGACCGTCTGTCGACGCCGGACCGGACACCACATACTTCCAGTGCAATTTCTCCCAGATTTGCAGAACCATAGCGGCAACAGACCCGAATAATAATATTCAGAATATTACAGTTTCTGCTCCGGGAACCTATAACGCCCAGACCGGCCAAATCTGTTTTACTCCTGCCGCGGCGGGGCAGTATTGCCTGATTGTGACCGTCACCGATATCTGCGGACTTGCCGGTAAGGATACGGTCTGCATTACCGTTACTACCGGAGCAGTGGCAAACATCGAATGCCCGACCGGTCCCTACACAAGACACGCATGCAGCGCAGGAAATATCTGCGTGCCGCTGGTGTTCACGCCGAGCACGGCAGTTGTCTCAGTTTCATACGGTACCTACAGTAATGGTCAGGTCTGCTTCCGAGCGGACACCGCCGGTACATATAGAATAACGGCTATTGCTACCGCCCCTTGCGGCGCCGATACCTGTCTGTTAACGGTCAATGTTATCTTCGACCCGAAGGCAGATATAACATGTCCCGATAGCCCTACGTCAGTATCCCTCTGCAAGAAGGACACGGTGCGGGTGCTTCTGCCGATAACGCCATCAAACGCCACTGTGACTGTTTCCCCAATAGGATATTACAATTCCGCCACCAGCCGGGTAGTTTTCTATGCCGACACTTCCGGCACCTACCGGCTGCGCGTCATAGCAACCGCCCCCTGCGGAGCCGACACTTGTTTGGTTACGGCGATAGTAAATATCGGCTCGGCGGCTCAGGTCACCTGCCCGGGCGATATCGACACCACCGTTTGTCCGGCGACGACCACACAGATCTGTTTTCCTCTCCAGGTGACTCCTGCCGGCGCGACCGTTACGATTACACCTTCGGGAAATTATGGCGGCGGCATTGGTTGTATACCGATAAATGGCGCCGGAACATACCCGGTACGAGCGATTGCATCGACTACCTGCGGCGCGGACACTTGTGACTTCAACATCGTGGTTCGCGGTAATCAGGCGCCGCAGTTAACGGTTCCGGAAAATCTGCTTCTGCCGGGATGTCTTGAGGATATCGAAGAAATCTGTATCGACGGCATATTTGCGACTGACCCTGACGGTGACATTCTGACCATTACCAAAGTATGCGGACCCGGCATATACCAGAGTGTCAGAAGCGACAGCGGCCGTGTCTGCTTTACCCCGACCAGTATCGATACCACTTATGAGTTTTGCTTTGAGGCGACCGACGGCTGCAATAAGGTGACCGGGACGTTTAATGTAACGATATATCCATCCAGCACCTGCGCCACCTGTGTCGAGATTTCGATAAAGACCGATTCCTGCTACATCGTGGGCGCGACCGTGCCGGTAAAACTTATGGTCGAAACGATGGAACCGATAGGCGGATTCGACCTGCTGGTCAGTTATGATGCCTCGGTAATGTCGTTCCTGTATGTGACCAAAGGAACGGCCATCAGCGGCTGGGAATATTTCACCTACCGAGTCGGTAACGCGGGTGGCTGTACCGCCTGCCCATCCGGGCTGGTGCGCATTGTGGGAATCGCCGACCAGAATGACGGTCCTAATCATCCTCCGCAGGAGCAGCTCAGCCCGCAGGGATTGTTGGCAATAATCACCATGCGTATCGCCAACGACCAGAATCTCGGAGGATATTTCCTGCCAATCAGCTTCTATTGGCAGGATTGCGGCGATAACGCCTTTACCGATCCTACCGGGACTTATCTGTACCTGGACGCCCGAATTTATAACAGCAGCGGTTCTATATTATGGGACGAAGGGGATGATACCCAATTTCCGGAGTCTTCCCGTCCCTATGGCTTGGGAGCTGTCGATTCCTGCATGGAAGGAGACAAAATCACGCCGATTAGATGCCTTGATCTATTCAACGGCGGTATCTGTGTAAAGCATCCAGATTCCATTGACGCCCGCGGTGATGTCAATCTCAACGGCGTTGCCTACGAAATAGGGGATGCCGTGGTATTGACCAACTTCTTCCTTTATGGATTAAAAGCCTTCACCGTGAATGTTGCCGGTCAAACGGCGGCCTCAGATGTCAACGCCGACGGCATGGTTCTCACCGTTGCCGACCTGGTTTATCTGGTGCGTGTGATTACCGGTGATGCCCCGCCGCTGCCGAAGCTGTCGCCATATCAGGCGTCTGTAGCGCTCAACGCGCTCGACAAAGATGACCGCGTCTCAATTTCCCTCGACAGCGAGCATCCCGTCGGGGCGGGACTTCTGGTGTTCCGCTATGAAGGTGTCACCCCTCGTATTCCGGTTCTCGCCACAGGCGCATCGCTTATGGATATGGAATATCTGATTACCGAGAATGAAGTCAGGGTGTTGATTTACAGCTTTGACCTCGGGGTGATGATTAAAGAGGGTAAAGCCGATATTCTGGAACTCGGTTATGACGGCAACGGCACAATGACGCTGGCGGAGGCATCATTCAGCACTTACTACGGTGAGTTGCTTTCCACCAAGTATGGAAACGCCATAATGCCTGAGTCGTTTGAATTGGCGCAGAATTATCCCAATCCATTCAATCCTTCCACCACTATCGAGATGACGGTGCCGATAGCATCTTCATGGCAGATTACGATATTTAATGTCAATGGGCAGATTGTGAAGCGGTACACCGGAGATTGCGAAGCCGGAGCGGTCACTGTCAACTGGGACGGACGGAATGAAAGCGGCCAATTGGTTACCTCGGGGATTTATCTGTACCGAGCCGAGGCGGCTCAATTCAGCGCCACCAAGAAAATGATGTTGCTCAAATAAAGTTCTGCCCCTTTGTTTGATGCATTAAGGCGGGTCGGCTCCGAGAGCCGACCCGTTTCATTTATGGTAAGAACCGCCGTGCATAATGGAGAACGCCCGATAGAGTTGCTCCAGCAGAACGGGGCGAACCAATTGATGCGACATGGTCAAAGGGGAGAGGGCAAGCACCAGCCGGGCACGTTCGAGTATAGATTTGTCCAGACCATAAACGC of the Candidatus Zixiibacteriota bacterium genome contains:
- a CDS encoding FlgD immunoglobulin-like domain containing protein, with the translated sequence MIKTKLLSAGAVSLLLIILLSTGNTFGQATISPSYKSSGQAASVPSSDVQTPNLYWPPEFFSFDPVDSFYICLGSTIYDTIVATSIHSERIITISKLSGPGEFSSTPSHPPAYGYFSFMPAVSGTYDVVYEAKDDLNRTAVATRSYVVFINQPPSILSRDSSFEDCFPRELYEFAISATDPENDPLKFRLLSDYGAIDSLTGLLRFSENESAIRCFTVEVSDSCGADTAEICLSITVNRPPEIYGFHRKFELCGPDTICFDLTAFDPDPGDSVEIVQVEGPGSFFMIDSTTGRTCFYPEAVDSADYIFVYCATDRCLRGETGGTLRTPPCVEDTVIITVVTGPPPQLTCADTSIFICQPETLCFPIQGIPEGANVTVTPSSAWYNAATGSICFYTNCTVNKNLGLIVENECGADTCSFTVSVTMNRPPTVMLGRDTSIYLCETGEVCIPAGIFDPDDNIVNITVNQNGYYNPITGMICFYPANHVNVLMVLATDACGAKGIDFLNVTVNRNEPPKVTVGPDTTVFLCDMGEVCFDASVSGDGDIVSIMVSPFGTYDSISHKICFEPNGAGIYDFELRATDSCGAIGYDSIKVTVEPNSAPAISVADSSVFLCRPENICLPTGVGDIDGNLMSVSVSGGAEFAGGYICFTPTGTGEYQFIVTAVDSCGLLAVDTGVVNVIINSAPVVTLGDDFTAFRCPPATLICIDLNSYDLDENISEIATNIGFYDAESGQICYQPTVSGEDTIVVTVSDQCFAFDSDTIVVSVVLGELPSISCPSEPISFATCVPDSFCIPIAVTPELAEITVVGGEYKNGELCFYAPTSGRYAMTVIAANECGVDTCLVEADVEIMPLPNITCYEGIVGRAICAPGEVCLELPITGFDSVTVSKGRWSEGMLCFTADSAGLYEIPVVAWNSCGSETCLVSVNVAITGLPAIACPTEPFAFLFCDIDTACFELGIFNSDTVIVEGGEWKNGQICVEITEPGLTSVRVIAGNDCGADTCIVAISATQIPLPAISCPSEVIDIAQCELSEVCIELPIEYATTVSASAGSWTDGMFCFVPQSAGLNQVQVIAANLCGADTCNLSFNVILAPEVVLTCPDDTTITICDPITICRPVGLNLQNAAITVSPIGTFAEGAVCFDVDTAGSYLIELIAGTDCSADTCLIRVDVNHDLAPSVIAEEVDYFICDIWDTLFYQIKASDPEGLPLAYELIQGPGEVNASSGIVTFQEDSACILLVAVSDGCSSDTAEIRVTVARNSAPVVTMGADSTVSQCFLNEICIPFDYYDSDGNISSVEIQNGHYVEGRNVICFTPEQPGTYYLIATVTDSCGEKDSDTSVVTVTQGASVALECPGDTAIFICAPDTICLPVGGIPEGSQVTVTPASAWYDASSGSVCFYTNCSVVKDLKIKVQNDCGTDSCLVRADVTMNSNPMVLLGRDTTVQLCQLKHICVPAGVFDLDNNIMQISAGPGSSYNPVTGTVCFLPSAPGWYTLMLVATDSCGKSGLDFVRVNVILNDFPQVISSENLDINLCAPEEVCFPVQITDPDNNIANITVSPPGRYNPQTGMVCFTPDSARMYAFSITAYDSCGLMGNDSTWVRVTFGAAASLQCPPDTNIFLCAPGNVCRPVGVVPPNSSVTVSPIGVYQNGWICFNADTAGLYEIKVIAASDCGADTCSFRVRVELNQGPSVDAGPDTTYFQCNFSQICRTIAATDPNNNIQNITVSAPGTYNAQTGQICFTPAAAGQYCLIVTVTDICGLAGKDTVCITVTTGAVANIECPTGPYTRHACSAGNICVPLVFTPSTAVVSVSYGTYSNGQVCFRADTAGTYRITAIATAPCGADTCLLTVNVIFDPKADITCPDSPTSVSLCKKDTVRVLLPITPSNATVTVSPIGYYNSATSRVVFYADTSGTYRLRVIATAPCGADTCLVTAIVNIGSAAQVTCPGDIDTTVCPATTTQICFPLQVTPAGATVTITPSGNYGGGIGCIPINGAGTYPVRAIASTTCGADTCDFNIVVRGNQAPQLTVPENLLLPGCLEDIEEICIDGIFATDPDGDILTITKVCGPGIYQSVRSDSGRVCFTPTSIDTTYEFCFEATDGCNKVTGTFNVTIYPSSTCATCVEISIKTDSCYIVGATVPVKLMVETMEPIGGFDLLVSYDASVMSFLYVTKGTAISGWEYFTYRVGNAGGCTACPSGLVRIVGIADQNDGPNHPPQEQLSPQGLLAIITMRIANDQNLGGYFLPISFYWQDCGDNAFTDPTGTYLYLDARIYNSSGSILWDEGDDTQFPESSRPYGLGAVDSCMEGDKITPIRCLDLFNGGICVKHPDSIDARGDVNLNGVAYEIGDAVVLTNFFLYGLKAFTVNVAGQTAASDVNADGMVLTVADLVYLVRVITGDAPPLPKLSPYQASVALNALDKDDRVSISLDSEHPVGAGLLVFRYEGVTPRIPVLATGASLMDMEYLITENEVRVLIYSFDLGVMIKEGKADILELGYDGNGTMTLAEASFSTYYGELLSTKYGNAIMPESFELAQNYPNPFNPSTTIEMTVPIASSWQITIFNVNGQIVKRYTGDCEAGAVTVNWDGRNESGQLVTSGIYLYRAEAAQFSATKKMMLLK